TTCCCGCTCGGGAGCCGGGTACCGCCCGGCGCATGGACGACACCACCTCCACCGCTCCCCTTCGCGCGCTCGTGCTCTGCTGCACCCTCAAGGCGACGCCCGCGCCCTCCAGCTCCGAGCTGCTCGGCCGCCGCGTGCTCAGTGCGCTCGAGGAGCACGGCGTGCAGGGCACGCTGGTTCGCGTCGTCGACCACCACGTCGCCTTCGGCGTCAGCACCGACGAGGGCGACGGCGACGAGTGGCCGCTGATCCGGCGACAGGTCCTCGACGCCGACATCCTGGTGATCGCGACCCCGATCTGGATGGGGCAGCCGGCCTCGGTGTGCAAGGTGGTGCTCGAGCGGCTCGACGCCGAGCTCGGCGAGACCGACGACGAGGGCCGGATGCCCACCTCCGGCAAGGTCGCGGGCGTCGCGGTGGTCGGCAACGAGGACGGCGCCCACCACGTCTCTGCAGAGGTGTTCCAGGCGCTGAGCGACGTCGGGTTCACCATCCCCGCCAACGGGGTCACCTACTGGGTCGGCGAGGCGATGCAGTCGACGGACTACCAGGACCTCGACCCGGAGCCGGAGAAGACCGCCGGGACGACGAAGACGTTGGCGGCCAACGCCGCCCACCTGGCGCGGCTCCTGCGCGGGTCCGCCTACCCCGCGTGAGTCAGTCGCGCACCAGCACGAAGAAGTACGGCGCTGCGTCGCGCAGGTCCATGCACCCGAGCAGGGTGTCGTCGTCGACTCGGCGGAACAGGTCGATGATCGGCAGGTGGTCGTAGCTCATCCCCGCAGTGACCACGCCCCGGTACTCCACGTTGCGCAGCCGGGCCCGCGGCCGCTTCGTGCGCAGAGCCGGCAGGGCCGCCCCCATCACCGTGCGGCCGCGGGCCACCACGCCGGACGGGATCTTGTCGACCACGCCGAACGGGATCCGGCGGGGGTCGACCGAGACGATGTCGCCGGACGGCGCCCGGAACAGCAGCGGGTGCACCTCGTCGACGGAGTCGAACTGCTTGCCGTACCAGCCCGACGCCGCCAGCAGCCCGTCCATGGGATGACCGGTCGCGAGCTCGCGACCGTGCCAGCGGCCGGTGATCTCGTCGGCCCGCACGGCCGGGAGGCTGTCGAACAGCGCCAGGGCGTCGGAGAGGGTGCAGGCGGGCTCGAGCGCGGCCAGCCGGTCACTGGGAATGACAGTCATGCTGTCATTGTCACCCACGCGTGGAACAGCGGCACACCGTCCCACGCACCGCCCCGGGCCACGGCGACCACGGCGTGCGGGCGGTCGAAGGCAAGCTCGACGCGCCGCACCCGGCGCTCGACGTACGACGGCATCCCGGCCGCCCGCACCGAGAGCGCCGTGACGGCGGCGGCCCGGAACCCGTCGGTGTCGTAGGTCGCGGTGGCGGCCTGCACGCACTCCAGGTCGATCCCCTCGCGCAGTGCCTCGGGTGGCAGCAGCCCGGCGACACCGCGACCGACCTCGGCGACACCGGGCGCGGCGCTGAGGTCGTGCCGGGCATCGGCCTTCCACGCGGGGAGCCGGCTGGTCCACAGCTCGGCGCCGTCCTGGGGCGCCTGCCGGGCGACGAACGACTCGACGACCTCACGCACCCGCCAGGCGTGGCCGTCGGCCAACGGCCCGGAGGGCCGGTCGCCCGCGGCGAGCCCGCCGCCGAGGCGGTGGGCCACGACCTCGTCGACGGCGCGCCACACGTCCGCCGCAGCGACGCCGGGAGCCGCGATCACGCTGAGCACGTCGATGCCGTCGTCGGTGGGCGGGCACGCGAGCGCCACGACACCGGCGGCCTCGGTGGCGACGAGGGCCTGGAGCCCGTCGTCGAGCAGCAGCCGCCCGTCGCGGTCGGCCTGCAGCCGCGCGCGCCAGCGCGGCTCGGTGACCAGGGCGGAGGCGAGCAGCAGCAGGGTGCGGGCGTCGACCTGGGCCGGGAAGGTGGGGATCAGGCCGCGGGTGTGCTCGCGGGCCCAGGCGTCGAGGGCGGCCTGGCCGGGCAGCGGACCGACCGGGACCGGTCCCGGCACGGGAGCGCGCAGCGTCAGGTCGGGACGCACCCAGCCGCCGAGGGCGGCGCCCACGGCGGGGTGCGGGTCGGCGAGCAGGGCGCCCACCGTCGCCGTGGCGTCCACGGCCGGCACGCCCAGCGCGTCCTCCAGCGCGCGCCGGTCGGCGGGGTCGGTCACCGACTCCGCCACGGCGGCGAGCAGCAGCCAGAGCCCGGTGGCCGACAGGATCGGCGCCTCGGCGAGGCCGAGCCGCTCGCGCAGCCGGGCCGCGTGGTCGCGCTGCGCGGCCGCCGTACTCGCGTCCAGCGCCGGGGTCACGACAGCTCTCCGGCCCGCTTCTTGACCTCGGCCCACGAGAACCGCTGCCGCAGCGTCGCCCCGCTCGGTACGCCGTCCCGGGCCTTGGCCCAGGCGGCGTAGTCGGCGAACGAGCCGGCGCTGCCGGGCTCGGCGAGGTAGCGCGCCACGATCGCCACCACGTCGTCGTCGCTCCACCGGCGGCTGGTGGAGCGGGTCTTGTTGGTGGCGACGCCGGCGTGCGCACAGGCGGCGTTCCACGACCCGAACCGGCGGATCAGCAGGGCGGGCGAGGCCGCGTTGCGCTGGCGCTGCCAGCCGTCGTACCCCGCCGCCGTCAGCGGCTCGCCGAGCTCGGCGGCCGCGGCGGCGAGGTCGGCGGCGATCTGCTCGTCGGAGAACTCGGGGACCCGCATGTGGCCACCGTAGCCATCTCGCGCGCACTTGTCCGTCGAGGACGAAGGCCGCCGGGATCTTCGGTCGTCGTGGCCGTGACCGTCGACACAGTCGCGAACCTACGGTCGGGACACCCGCTGCGGCGGCCGTCCCGAAGGAGCCAGACCGATGCCTTTCCTCACCCCCGATGCCCCACCCGCCGACCCCGCGGACCTGCTCGCCCGTCCCCGTCAGGAGCGGATCCGCTTCCTCGCCACCTTCTGGGCCGAGTACGGCTTCGGCACCCCGAAGATGGTGCACACGATCTACATCGTGAAGCTGCTCGTCCTCCACATCGGCGGCGGCGTCGCGCTCGCGACGCTCACCTCCGGTGTCGGCGGCCCGCTCGACGTCGCGCAGTGGTGGGACCAGCCGGTGATCTACCAGAAGCTCGTGCTGTGGACGCTCTTCCTCGAGCTGTTCGGCATCGGCGGCACCTGGGGCCCGCTGGCGGCGCACTTCAAGCCGATGACCGGGGGCATCTCCTACTGGGCGCGACCGGACACGATCCGGCTCCCTCCCTGGCCGGGCAAGGTGCCGTTCACCTCGGGCGACAACCGCAGCGTGTTCGACGTGCTGCTGTACCTCGCGACCCTGGCCTGCTTCCTGGTCGGCATCGTCGCGGGCGGCAGCACCCGGATCGACGGCTTGGGCGGCATCGAGATGGTCGACCCGCGCTTCATGGCCCTCTCCGCCGCGCTGCTGGTGCTCTGCGGCCTGCGCGACAAGATCCTGTTCCTCGCCGCCCGCGGCGAGCAGTACCTGCCGATCCTCCTGATCTCCAGCCTCGCCGGCAGCGTGCTCACCCTCGTCGACTTCGTCGTGGCGGCGAAGCTCGTCATCGTGATCGTCTGGGTGGGTGCGGCGATCTCCAAGATGAACGCGCACTTCGAGAACGTCGTCCCGCCGATGGTCTCCAACGCGCCCTTCGCCCCCAAGATCGTCAAGCGCGCGCACTACCGCTCGCTGCCCGACGACCTCAAGCCCTCGCGGATCGCCTGGTTCATGGCCCACGTCCTCGGTACGACGGCAGAGCTGGTCGTCCCCCTGGTCCTGCTGTTCAGCACCAGCTGGACCATCACCCTGCTCGCGGTCGGCTCGATGGTGCTCTTCCACCTGTTCATCACCCAGACGTTCCCGCTCGCCGTACCGCTGGAGTGGAACATCCTGTTCGCCTACATCACCGTGTTCCTGTTCGCCGGCCACTTCGCGGGCGACGGCTATGGCGTGAGCGACTTCAGCCGGCCGTGGATGCTGCCGGTGCTCGCCGCCGCGCTCCTCTTCTTCCCGGTGCTCGGCAACCTTCGCCCCGACCTGGTCTCCTTCCTCCCCTCGATGCGGCAGTACGCCGGCAACTGGGCCTCGGCCACGTGGGCGTTCGCGCCCGGCGCCGAGGCGAAGCTCAACCAGCTCAAGAAGCCCGCGAAGAACCAGATCGACCAGCTCGTCGAGGGCATGGGCTACCCGCAGGACGTCGCGGAGATGACCATGCAGATGACGCTCGCCTGGCGCTCGATGCACAGCCAGGGCCGGGGCCTGTTCTCGGTGATGCAGGACTACCTGGGCGAGGAGTACGAGTCCTACTCGTTGCGCGAGGCCGAGTTCTGCTGCAACTCGGTCATCGGCTGGAACTTCGGCGACGGCCACCTGCACGACGACCAGCTGATCGAGGCGATCCAGAAGCGGATCGGCTTCGCTCCCGGCGAGTTCGTCGTGGTCTGGGTCGAGTCGCAGCCGATCCACAAGAAGACCCAGGAGTACTTCGTGATGGACGCGGCGCTCGGCATCGTCGAGCGCGGCACCTGGCTGGTCTCCGACTGCGTCAGGGAGCAGCCGTGGCTGCCCAACGGCCCGGTCCCGACCACCGTCACCTGGCGGCGCGCCACCGCCGAGGTGCCCGCATGAGCCCGCTCGCCGAGATCCCCTTCGCCCGCGCTGCACAGGACCCCACCGGGTCCTGCCTCCGCGACGGCGAACGGGCCTTCGACAACGCGAGGTTCGCGGCCGACGTACGGCGGCTCGCGCAGCGGCTCGGTGCTCTCGGGATCGCACCGGGCGACACGGTCGCGGTGATGCTGCCGAACTGCGCGGAGATCGTCACGACCATGTTCGCCGCCTGGTACCGAGGATCCGCGCTGACTCCGGTCAACGCGGCGCTCACCGACGACGAGGCCCGCTACCAGCTGCAGGACTCCGCGGCCGCGGTGCTGGTGGGCGACGAGCGGGCGCGCGAGCTGGCCGCGTCGGTCGGGATCGCCTGGCTGGACGCGGCGTCGATCGACGGCGACGACCTCGCCGTGGAGCCGGACGACGGCCCGGCCGCGGCGGCCGACGACTTCGCGCTGATCATCTACACCAGCGGCACGACCGGGCGGCCCAAGGGCGTGCTGCTCGACCACGCCAACCTGGACGCGATGAGCGGCTCGCTGGTCGAGCACTTCTCGCTGAGCGCCGCGGACACCAGCCTGCTGGTCCTGCCGCTGTTCCACGCGAACGGGCTGATCGCGGGCACCCTCGCGCCGCTGCGCGCGGGCGGCGACGTGGTGGTCGCGCCCCGGTTCGCCCCCGACACCTTCTGGGAGCTCGTCGAGACCGCCCGGCCGACGTACTTCTCCGCGGTGCCGACGATCTACGCCGTGCTCGACGCCCGCACCACCAGGGAGGTGGACACCTCCTCGCTGCGGTTCCTGGTGTGCGGGGCGGCGCCGATGCCGGCCGAGCTGATCATGCGGTTCGAGAAGCGGTTCGGGGTGCCGGTGGTCGAGGGCTACGGCCTCTCGGAGAGCAGCGTCGCCTCGAACATCAACCCGCTCGACGGACCTCGCAAGCCCGGCACCGTCGGCATCGCCCTGCCGGGCCAGGAGGTCGCGGTCGTCTCGCCGTCCGGCGAGCACCTGCCGCCGGGCGCGCGCGGCGAGGTGGTGATCCGCGGCGCGAACGTGATGCGCGGCTACCTGGGCAGGCCCGAGGAGACGGCGAAGGTGATCAAGGACGGGTGGCTGCACACCGGCGACGTCGGGATCGTCGACGAGGACGGGTACCTGCGCATCGTCGACCGGATCAAGGACCTGATCATCCGCGGCGGCGAGAACATCTACCCCAAGGAGATCGAGGAGTGCCTCTACGCCCACCCTGCGGTGCTCGAGGCGGCCGTCGTCGGCCGGCCGGACGCGGTGCTGGGCGAGGTCCCGGTCGCCTACGTCGCCCCGCGGCCGGGTCGCGTCGTGGCACCCGAGGAGCTGCGTGTCCACTGCGCGGCGCGTCTCGCGCGCTACAAGGTGCCCGAGCAGTTCGAGGTCCGCACCGAGCTGCCCAAGAACTCGGTCGGCAAGCTGGTCAAGGGGTTGCTACGTGAGCCGAGCCAGGTCTGACCCGACGCTGCCCCCGTCTGCGAGGATGCCGGTCGTGGCTGAGCGAACCGGTGCCGACGGCGCCGACCTCGTCGAGGTGGTCGCGGCCGCACTGCAGTCGCGGCTCGCCGACCTCACCGGCGCGCTCCGCGACCGGCTCGCGACGCGGATCGAGGAGCTCGACGGCGACGCCGTCATCATCGACCTGCTCTACGCGAGCATCGAGGGCAACATCGAGAACATCCTCAACGCACTGCGCCACGACATCGCCCTCGACAAGATCGAGCCGCCGTCGGCGGCCTACGAGTACGCCCGGCGGCTCGCCCAGCGCGGGGTCGCGGTGAGCGCGCTGGTCCGTGCCTACCGGCTCGGCCAGCAGAACCTGCTCGAGCTGGTCTTCGCCGAGTGCCAGCGAATGGACGCGCCCGCGCCGGCCCGGGCCGCGGCGTACGAGAAGGTCGTCGAGGTCACCTTCGACTACATCGACTGGATCTCCCAGCGGGTGATCACCGTCTACGAGGAGGAGCGCGAGCGTTGGCTGGCCGAGCGCAACAGCGCCCGGTCCGGCCGGGTCGACGAGCTGATCGCCGGCACCGTCACCGACGTCGACGCCGCCGAGAAGGTGCTCGGCCACCGGCTGCGCGTCAACCATCTCGGCGCCGTGCTGTGGGTGCACGAGACAGGCGCCCAGCAGGACCAGCTGACCCGCTTCACCCGGGCAGCGGCGGCGATCGCCGAACAGCTGGATGCACGCGGCGCTCCCCTGCTCGTGCCGCACGACCGGGCCACCGCCTGGGCCTGGTTCGCGGTCCCCGACGACCCTGACGGCGCCGTGCCCGACCTCGGCGCGCTGGCGTCCCGGCTCGCCGCGGTGGGCGAGCCGCCGGTGCCCCGCCTGGCGCTAGGCCGCCCGGCGCACGGGGTGGACG
The genomic region above belongs to Nocardioides sp. QY071 and contains:
- a CDS encoding helix-turn-helix domain-containing protein, with amino-acid sequence MAERTGADGADLVEVVAAALQSRLADLTGALRDRLATRIEELDGDAVIIDLLYASIEGNIENILNALRHDIALDKIEPPSAAYEYARRLAQRGVAVSALVRAYRLGQQNLLELVFAECQRMDAPAPARAAAYEKVVEVTFDYIDWISQRVITVYEEERERWLAERNSARSGRVDELIAGTVTDVDAAEKVLGHRLRVNHLGAVLWVHETGAQQDQLTRFTRAAAAIAEQLDARGAPLLVPHDRATAWAWFAVPDDPDGAVPDLGALASRLAAVGEPPVPRLALGRPAHGVDGFRRTHLEALRAQQVATVGDDPRRSVTSFDEPGLKVASLLTHDLDTTRTWVHETLGDLAHDDEQHERLRHTLLLFFQHDSSYTATAEAMLMHKNSVKYRIASAAKALGRPIGSDRQAIELALTACHWLGRAVLVEAGRA
- a CDS encoding DUF3556 domain-containing protein is translated as MPFLTPDAPPADPADLLARPRQERIRFLATFWAEYGFGTPKMVHTIYIVKLLVLHIGGGVALATLTSGVGGPLDVAQWWDQPVIYQKLVLWTLFLELFGIGGTWGPLAAHFKPMTGGISYWARPDTIRLPPWPGKVPFTSGDNRSVFDVLLYLATLACFLVGIVAGGSTRIDGLGGIEMVDPRFMALSAALLVLCGLRDKILFLAARGEQYLPILLISSLAGSVLTLVDFVVAAKLVIVIVWVGAAISKMNAHFENVVPPMVSNAPFAPKIVKRAHYRSLPDDLKPSRIAWFMAHVLGTTAELVVPLVLLFSTSWTITLLAVGSMVLFHLFITQTFPLAVPLEWNILFAYITVFLFAGHFAGDGYGVSDFSRPWMLPVLAAALLFFPVLGNLRPDLVSFLPSMRQYAGNWASATWAFAPGAEAKLNQLKKPAKNQIDQLVEGMGYPQDVAEMTMQMTLAWRSMHSQGRGLFSVMQDYLGEEYESYSLREAEFCCNSVIGWNFGDGHLHDDQLIEAIQKRIGFAPGEFVVVWVESQPIHKKTQEYFVMDAALGIVERGTWLVSDCVREQPWLPNGPVPTTVTWRRATAEVPA
- a CDS encoding DUF4334 domain-containing protein — translated: MTVIPSDRLAALEPACTLSDALALFDSLPAVRADEITGRWHGRELATGHPMDGLLAASGWYGKQFDSVDEVHPLLFRAPSGDIVSVDPRRIPFGVVDKIPSGVVARGRTVMGAALPALRTKRPRARLRNVEYRGVVTAGMSYDHLPIIDLFRRVDDDTLLGCMDLRDAAPYFFVLVRD
- a CDS encoding NAD(P)H-dependent oxidoreductase — protein: MDDTTSTAPLRALVLCCTLKATPAPSSSELLGRRVLSALEEHGVQGTLVRVVDHHVAFGVSTDEGDGDEWPLIRRQVLDADILVIATPIWMGQPASVCKVVLERLDAELGETDDEGRMPTSGKVAGVAVVGNEDGAHHVSAEVFQALSDVGFTIPANGVTYWVGEAMQSTDYQDLDPEPEKTAGTTKTLAANAAHLARLLRGSAYPA
- a CDS encoding AMP-binding protein, producing the protein MSPLAEIPFARAAQDPTGSCLRDGERAFDNARFAADVRRLAQRLGALGIAPGDTVAVMLPNCAEIVTTMFAAWYRGSALTPVNAALTDDEARYQLQDSAAAVLVGDERARELAASVGIAWLDAASIDGDDLAVEPDDGPAAAADDFALIIYTSGTTGRPKGVLLDHANLDAMSGSLVEHFSLSAADTSLLVLPLFHANGLIAGTLAPLRAGGDVVVAPRFAPDTFWELVETARPTYFSAVPTIYAVLDARTTREVDTSSLRFLVCGAAPMPAELIMRFEKRFGVPVVEGYGLSESSVASNINPLDGPRKPGTVGIALPGQEVAVVSPSGEHLPPGARGEVVIRGANVMRGYLGRPEETAKVIKDGWLHTGDVGIVDEDGYLRIVDRIKDLIIRGGENIYPKEIEECLYAHPAVLEAAVVGRPDAVLGEVPVAYVAPRPGRVVAPEELRVHCAARLARYKVPEQFEVRTELPKNSVGKLVKGLLREPSQV